The proteins below come from a single Drosophila busckii strain San Diego stock center, stock number 13000-0081.31 chromosome X, ASM1175060v1, whole genome shotgun sequence genomic window:
- the LOC108605523 gene encoding N-acylneuraminate-9-phosphatase: MAASKLSTASVTVTRTNPFDGICAKISALYFDLDNTLIPTRTGDSKAIRKLADVLETQYNFTKDDANLATQNFLKSFRRCPDNSQTSLDSWRTHLWRESLQQRHKHLAEHIYPQWLKLRYRYLAVPPDYVQLLQRMRRAGYALALITNGPSNAQWEKVEKLHVRDYFDCVLVSSDLPWEKPHPQIFYAACNILHVKPQECVMIGDKLETDIKGGHLAQLGLTFWTPLSSSSSAAQSLDDVEYKPHVKLGNLLELYKYFPRLQAVAATSATANAAAAVTSSQRRCSQINANSGSGSNSEQRHQWQYRRGGSLPAMDCSNSETENSCDSFL, from the exons ATGGCCGCTAGCAAACTTTCAACAGCAAGTGTAACTGTAACGAGAACAAACCCCTTCGATGGAATTTGTGCTAAAATCTCTGCGTTATACTTTGACTTGGATAATACGCTAATACCAACGCGTACCGGTGACTCTAAAGCAATTCGCAAG CTCGCCGACGTGTTGGAAACGCAGTACAACTTTACCAAAGATGACGCCAATTTGGCCACACAGAACTTTTTAAAATCGTTTCGGCGCTGTCCGGACAACTCGCAAACATCGCTGGACTCGTGGCGCACGCATCTGTGGCGCGAATCGTTGCAGCAGAGGCACAAGCATCTGGCCGAGCACATCTATCCGCAGTGGCTAAAGCTGCGCTATCGCTACCTGGCCGTGCCACCGGACTatgtgcagctgttgcaacgcATGCGACGCGCCGGCTATGCGCTGGCGCTCATCACCAATGGTCCCTCGAATGCGCAGTGGGAGAAGGTGGAGAAGCTGCATGTGCGCGATTACTTTGACTGCGTGCTGGTCTCATCCGATTTGCCCTGGGAGAAGCCGCATCCGCAGATATTCTATGCCGCCTGCAATATACTGCACGTGAAACCGCAAGAGTGCGTCATGATAGGCGATAAACTCGAAACGGATATCAAG GGTGGTCATTTGGCACAGCTGGGTCTGACCTTTTGGACGccgctaagcagcagcagcagcgcagcacagAGTCTGGACGATGTGGAGTACAAGCCGCATGTGAAGCTGGGCAATCTACTTGAGCTCTACAAATACTTTCCCAGACTCCAAGCGGTGGCTGCAACATCGGCAACTGCaaacgcagcggcagcagtgaCAAGCAGTCAACGTCGTTGCAGTCAGATTAATGCCaacagtggcagtggcagcaacagtgaGCAGCGCCATCAATGGCAATATAGACGTGGCGGCTCATTGCCTGCCATGGATTGTTCCAATAGCGAAACAGAAAACAGTTGCGATAGCTTTCTATAA
- the LOC108605511 gene encoding MAP kinase-activated protein kinase 2, translating to MLSLQNQRQPKTTPLVDDYEISDTVLGLGINGKVVQCTHRRSKQNYALKVLLDNEKARREVDLHWRVSGCKHIVNIIDVYENTYSGRKCLLVVMECMEGGELFQRIQDKADTAFTEREAAQIMHEICVAIHYLHSRDIAHRDLKPENLLYTSKEPNAILKLTDFGFAKETFTNDTLQTPCYTPYYVAPEVLGPQKYDKSCDIWSLGVVMYIIMCGFPPFYSNNGLAISPGMKKRIRTGQYDFPDPEWTHVSQAAKDLIKGMLNVDPSKRLRIEEVMRNKWIAQFSAVPQTPLCTGRMLKEGEETWPEVQEEMTRSLATMRVDYDQMQIKALDKSNNPLLTKRRKKIEEIYGVQK from the exons ATGCTCTCGCTACAAAATCAACGACAACCCAAGACAACACCTTTGGTCGATGACTATGAAATATCGGACACAGTCTTGGGTCTCGGCATCAATGGCAAAGTGGTGCAGTGCACCCATAGACGCAGCAAACAGAATTACGCACTCAAGGTGCTGCTGGATAATGAGAAGGCGCGACGTGAAGTCGATTTGCATTGGCGTGTCAGCGGCTGCAAACATATTGTAAACATCATAGATGTCTATGAGAATACCTATAGTGGACGCAAGTGTCTGCTGGTTGTAATGGAGTG CATGGAGGGCGGTGAATTATTCCAACGCATACAGGACAAAGCGGATACGGCATTCACGGAACGCGAGGCAGCACAGATAATGCATGAGATATGCGTTGCCATACACTATCTGCACAGTCGGGATATAGCGCATCGTGATCTTAAGCCAGAGAATTTGCTATATACATCGAAGGAGCCCAATGCAATACTGAAGCTAACGGATTTTGGTTTTGCCAAGGAGACATTTACCAATGATACGCTACAAACGCCCTGCTATACGCCCTACTATGTTG CTCCCGAAGTGCTTGGACCACAGAAATATGACAAAAGCTGTGACATTTGGTCACTCGGCGTGGTCATGTACATCATTATGTGTGGCTTTCCGCctttttatagcaacaatGGTCTGGCCATATCGCCGGGCATGAAGAAGCGCATACGCACGGGTCAATATGATTTTCCGGATCCCGAATGGACGCATGTCAGTCAAGCGGCGAAGGATCTAATCAAGGGCATGCTTAATGTTGATCCCAGCAAGCGTTTGCGCATAGAGGAAGTGATGCGTAATAAATGGATAGCGCAGTTTAGTGCAGTGCCACAGACGCCGCTCTGTACGGGACGCATGCTCAAGGAGGGCGAGGAGACCTGGCCAGAGGTGCAGGAGGAAATGACACGCTCATTGGCCACCATGCGCGTGGACTATGATCAG ATGCAAATCAAAGCGCTGGATAAATCCAATAATCCACTGCTGACCAAGCGCAGGAAAAAGATTGAGGAAATCTATGGGGTGCAGAAATGA